In one window of Microtus pennsylvanicus isolate mMicPen1 chromosome 2, mMicPen1.hap1, whole genome shotgun sequence DNA:
- the LOC142845056 gene encoding uncharacterized protein LOC142845056, which yields MNSFLWDDFGPRIQNRAMEQIITPMAIRLCQLLISVERKEVQREALASLQKVAEELANASEAFVHAASRLAGDSEDERFREEMKPVAESLILSGRNILLVTQKLPVQPECQRHWEELAATAQQILVDTTKVLLLEDAAMARKTVPAAGWCLTCLEALEAAEDSTSLRASLSDLVTALLRLGGLTTRWARDERLSRVRHRLGCCIPALLAAARGHLRHPREPQLVASRRRIFALTRQSLRELLAVLQPGIAGPGARSQNGALAHRLQKLWQVLEEPGPNHLRGELLDAPMVAVVWHCLHLAACSTPRERMHLVSHCRQLLQLCPGLHGSPQNSQGTECEAVQAATEALFRGVRAGLLHQILDTFTDTQSPLERLVQAALATSTIRYQCNSEALAETFRLLLDAFHNQAKQMIRVAHLVWVCCPQQQTGRDVEAAVAGLWGLVVKAMELFSQSPQTQGLDWSPDILEALLEAWARESEHLLACFDVVLDIPEFLSLSIQEMAKHLDLYTRALRSGAPREFSRPVAFLRGRATHIVQVMNRYVGQDPDPIFRNGMRVVVQQLAQSSLTLAAATEGSTGRDSAQDTGVFLTMAKHLIYSAQQVHEGLDGTNHPDILSPLRFQVQRFDLAKGWPYLTLSSRQLPTAPALKYQQVPGLGGNDINISFLPLEQLSYTVVPDSCKQGWGSPFLAVSKVITTVESQEHRVVTSPRTNMPEPKSTVNTAPEIQAGEAPLGPERMSRLYKFSRVVPLITDLAGEEVRSTNTRSDRLLEVALQQSGRTREARQALLARAGDWYPLCRQLFCGSPTTELPGSTEVFVELQQNLASMVQVAAKSGPVNLDEKSPGPVEHPGMILELQSRLEKTEVHAKQLLDQVLSSDGRQAPKAKDENVDNECLLWAVAVQDLMQCMRRLSRRQGLFLLPLQEAVKSQQGLQEGLEQAAHVSQKLQEAAELSRVLCGDEQVKDEVSFLCREVHVLTGALLEVAHVLVSSPKPCPSLSTRFEFLCLELGLRVKALTNHLSSINAVYEHMFQDAVGKGSQTRMLSIIQAVQEIIAESQESGPFQEDLLVSLENILMLTKEVAKRVPELQEHPEEQGLHMLDWLKWEWAAKVHHAVTQLQALEGGPTEAWRLLVQCLKPGEEPANAPEEVLVQLQLQCKEWAVETSAGGSVEFQDAVSKGITGISMRTCADELATTGTTTADVSMHQRGNPSLPPAQMDQTVEENGGADSENRITQITHEMAKEVLLMAQSLRKRGRVLTKDQLIASARKISASGRNIARLIHIIAKNCIDQRCSGELLCMVEQIQTMSSQLSIISSVKASLARSKSSEELLLDNAQRLLQAVSKAVRAAEAACLRGLRWPSSDPEELEVAAFCTQWKRKLLQHRLQEASDKDCDGLGLRKTSTRNLPALVALVQDAL from the exons ATGAACTCTTTCCTCTGGGATGACTTTGGGCCCAGGATACAGAACAGGGCCATGGAGCAGATCATCACACCCATGGCCATCCGGCTTTGTCAGCTGCTCATCTCAGTGGAGAGGAAAGAGGTACAGAGAGAAGCACTTGCCTCCTTGCAGAAGGTGGCAGAGGAATTGGCCAATGCAAGCGAGGCATTTGTGCATGCTGCCAGCAG GCTAGCGGGAGACTCTGAGGATGAGAGGTTTAGGGAGGAAATGAAGCCAGTGGCGGAGTCTCTGATCCTCTCCGGGAGGAACATCCTGCTGGTAACCCAGAAGCTCCCGGTGCAGCCGGAGTGTCAGCGCCACTGGGAGGAGCTAGCGGCCACAGCTCAGCAGATCCTGGTGGACACTACCAAG GTCTTGCTGCTTGAAGACGCAGCAATGGCGAGGAAGACGGTGCCAGCGGCTGGTTGGTGCTTGACCTGCCTGGAGGCTCTGGAGGCGGCGGAGGACTCCACCTCGCTGCGCGCCTCGCTGTCTGACCTGGTGACTGCGCTGCTGCGACTGGGAGGCCTGACCACGCGCTGGGCCCGGGACGAACGCCTGAGTCGAGTTCGCCACCGGCTAGGGTGCTGCATCCCAGCGCTGCTCGCAGCCGCCCGCGGCCACCTCCGGCACCCGCGCGAGCCGCAGCTGGTGGCTTCACGGCGCCGCATCTTTGCCCTGACCAGGCAGAGCCTCAGGGAGCTCCTGGCTGTACTGCAGCCCGGCATTGCAGGGCCTGGTGCGCGCTCTCAGAATGGCGCCCTGGCGCATCGTCTGCAGAAGCTGTGGCAGGTCCTGGAGGAGCCTGGGCCGAACCACCTGCGTGGTGAGCTGCTGGATGCGCCAATGGTCGCCGTGGTGTGGCACTGCCTGCACCTAGCCGCCTGCTCCACGCCAAGGGAGAGGATGCACCTAGTGTCCCATTGCCGCCAGCTGCTACAGCTCTGCCCTGGGCTGCACGGGTCTCCCCAGAACAGCCAAGGGACAGAATGCGAAGCTGTGCAGGCCGCGACTGAGGCGCTCTTTCGGGGAGTCCGCGCTGGATTACTGCACCAGATTCTGGACACGTTCACAGATACCCAAAGTCCTCTAGAGAGGCTGGTCCAGGCCGCCTTGGCGACTTCCACCATCAGGTACCAGTGCAATAGCGAAGCTTTGGCAGAGACTTTCCGACTTCTCCTTGATGCTTTTCACAACCAAGCCAAGCAAATGATCCGAGTGGCACACTTGGTTTGGGTCTGCTGCCCCCAACAGCAAACTGGCAGAGACGTGGAGGCTGCCGTGGCAGGTCTTTGGGGGCTTGTGGTCAAAGCTATGGAACTGTTTTCACAAAGTCCCCAAACGCAAGGCCTGGACTGGAGCCCTGACATCCTAGAGGCTCTGCTTGAGGCCTGGGCTAGGGAATCGGAACACCTCTTGGCATGCTTTGATGTCGTTCTCGATATTCCTGAATTCCTGAGTTTGTCCATCCAGGAAATGGCTAAACATTTGGACTTGTACACAAGGGCTCTGAGGAGCGGAGCACCCAGAGAATTTTCCAGACCTGTGGCGTTCTTACGCGGAAGAGCCACACACATAGTGCAGGTGATGAACAGGTATGTGGGTCAAGACCCAGATCCCATTTTTCGAAACGGGATGAGAGTCGTGGTTCAGCAGCTGGCGCAGTCTTCCTTGACGCTGGCTGCGGCCACTGAAGGCAGCACAGGTAGGGACAGCGCCCAGGACACGGGTGTCTTTTTAACCATGGCAAAACACCTCATCTATTCAGCTCAACAAGTCCACGAGGGGCTGGATGGGACCAACCACCCAGACATCCTCAGCCCGCTTCGATTCCAAGTCCAAAGGTTTGACCTTGCCAAGGGATGGCCTTATTTGACTCTCTCCAGTCGCCAGCTTCCTACAGCTCCCGCGCTGAAATACCAGCAGGTGCCTGGGTTAGGGGGAAATGACATAAACATCTCTTTCCTACCACTAGAACAACTTTCCTACACGGTGGTCCCTGACAGCTGCAAACAGGGGTGGGGCTCACCATTCCTTGCTGTCAGCAAAGTCATCACTACTGTGGAGAGCCAGGAGCACCGGGTAGTGACCTCACCACGCACCAATATGCCAGAGCCCAAGTCCACTGTGAATACAGCCCCAGAAATCCAGGCTGGGGAAGCACCCCTGGGACCAGAGAGGATGTCAAGACTATACAAATTCTCAAGAGTGGTGCCTTTGATTACTGACCTAGCCGGGGAGGAAGTCCGTAGCACAAACACTAGAAGTGACAGACTTCTGGAAGTGGCTCTTCAGCAATCCGGGAGGACCAGGGAAGCCAGGCAGGCTCTCCTAGCCAGGGCTGGTGACTGGTACCCTCTGTGTCGACAACTCTTTTGCGGTAGCCCAACCACTGAATTACCAGGGAGCACGGAAGTGTTTGTGGAACTTCAGCAGAATTTGGCCTCAATGGTTCAAGTAGCAGCCAAAAGTGGTCCTGTGAATTTGGACGAGAAGAGCCCTGGCCCAGTGGAGCACCCGGGAATGATTTTAGAGCTGCAAAGTAGATTGGAAAAAACAGAGGTCCATGCTAAACAGCTATTGGACCAAGTTCTGTCCTCTGATGGTCGCCAAGCCCCCAAGGCGAAGGATGAGAACGTTGACAATGAGTGCCTTCTATGGGCAGTGGCTGTGCAGGACCTGATGCAGTGTATGAGGAGGCTCAGCAGGAGACAGGGCCTGTTCCTACTGCCCCTGCAGGAAGCAGTGAAGAGCCAGCAAGGGTTGCAAGAAGGGTTAGAGCAGGCAGCGCATGTTTCCCAAAAGTTACAAGAGGCCGCTGAGCTGTCTCGTGTTCTGTGTGGTGATGAACAGGTAAAGGATGAGGTTTCCTTCCTGTGTCGAGAAGTTCATGTACTCACAGGTGCCTTGCTGGAGGTGGCACATGTCTTGGTCTCCTCCCCCAAGCCATGTCCCAGCCTCTCCAcacgctttgagtttctctgctTGGAACTCGGCCTTCGAGTCAAGGCCCTGACCAACCATCTGAGCAGCATTAACGCTGTCTATGAGCATATGTTCCAAGATGCTGTTGGCAAGGGCTCCCAGACAAGGATGCTGTCTATTATCCAAGCTGTGCAGGAAATCATAGCAGAAAGTCAAGAGTCTGGACCCTTCCAGGAAGACCTTCTTGTGTCTCTAGAGAACATTCTCATGCTCACTAAGGAGGTGGCCAAGAGGGTCCCTGAGCTCCAAGAACACCCGGAGGAGCAGGGATTGCATATGCTGGATTGGCTTAAGTGGGAATGGGCAGCCAAGGTCCACCATGCAGTGACACAGCTCCAGGCCTTGGAAGGTGGTCCCACTGAGGCCTGGAGACTCCTAGTCCAATGCCTGAAACCCGGGGAAGAGCCAGCAAATGCCCCAGAAGAGGTTCTGGTCCAGCTCCAGCTGCAATGTAAAGAATGGGCAGTAGAAACctctgcagggggcagtgtggaGTTTCAGGATGCTGTTTCCAAAGGCATCACAGGAATCTCAATGAGGACCTGTGCTGATGAGCTAGCCACCACGGGAACCACCACAGCAGATGTGAGCATG CACCAGCGTGGCaacccctctctgcctcctgctcagaTGGACCAGACTGTTGAAGAGAATGGCGGTGCAGACAGCGAGAACAGAATCACACAGATCACACACGAGATGGCCAAGGAGGTGCTCCTGATGGCTCAGAGCTTGAGGAAGAGAGGGCGAGTCCTG ACCAAAGATCAGCTCATTGCCTCAGCCAGAAAAATCTCAGCTTCCGGAAGAAACATCGCCAGACTCATTCACATCATTGCTAAGAACTGCATAGATCAGAGATGTTCCGGCGAGCTTCTGTGTATGGTGGAGCAGATTCAAACCATGAGCAGCCAGCTCAGCATCATCTCCAG CGTAAAGGCCTCCCTGGCAAGAAGCAAGTCCTCTGAAGAGCTCCTGCTAGACAACGCACAGCGACTCCTCCAGGCAGTCTCCAAGGCTGTGAGGGCTGCAGAAGCAGCCTGTCTTCGG GGCTTGAGATGGCCTTCCTCAGATCCAGAGGAGCTGGAGGTGGCTGCCTTCTGCACACAGTGGAAGAGGAAGCTACTACAACACCGACTTCAAGAAGCCTCCGACAAAGACTGTGATGGGCTGGGCTTACGAAAAACAAGCACGAGGAACCTCCCAGCATTGGTGGCCCTGGTTCAAGACGCATTATAA